From a single Intestinibaculum porci genomic region:
- a CDS encoding LCP family protein, producing the protein MTTTIKKKKRNMMIGIFVIILLVIALVVSLVFANMNKKGNSGKDSESDYHQVTYNGKTYKYNASIVSILLLGIDKTKKDKNRATSQGQSDAMEMLLLDRSKKTIKLLTIPRDCMTPIETFDGGGESLGWDKNHINLAYAFGDDAESGCMHAMQAVSKMLYHIPINYYGAMDMDNLDALQNIVGDVKVKVPNDTLKKAEGWKKGDTITINAGNVEKYVRTRDTDVAFSNETRMERQRSYFQAFYEKLKVLLNKDFNGTVSKMYSLVEHVTTNISYDNIVTFGNMVTDYQFNDDSYYTIPGKYVSSDLYDEYTLDKSALHKQVITLFYKAKEN; encoded by the coding sequence ATGACTACTACTATTAAAAAGAAAAAAAGAAACATGATGATCGGGATTTTTGTGATCATATTATTAGTGATCGCTTTGGTTGTAAGTCTTGTTTTTGCAAATATGAACAAGAAAGGGAATAGTGGGAAAGATTCTGAGAGTGATTATCATCAAGTGACTTATAACGGGAAAACGTATAAGTATAATGCTTCGATTGTATCAATTCTCTTATTAGGAATTGATAAAACGAAGAAAGACAAAAACAGAGCAACATCTCAGGGACAATCTGATGCCATGGAGATGTTACTATTAGATCGTAGCAAGAAGACGATTAAGCTTTTGACCATCCCTCGTGACTGTATGACGCCGATTGAGACGTTTGACGGTGGCGGAGAAAGCTTAGGTTGGGATAAGAACCATATCAATTTAGCCTATGCCTTTGGGGATGATGCAGAATCTGGCTGTATGCATGCAATGCAGGCAGTTAGCAAAATGCTGTATCATATTCCTATCAATTACTATGGTGCAATGGATATGGATAACTTAGACGCATTACAAAATATTGTTGGTGATGTAAAAGTCAAAGTGCCAAATGATACTTTGAAAAAAGCAGAAGGCTGGAAAAAAGGCGATACGATTACCATCAATGCTGGTAATGTGGAAAAATACGTCAGAACTAGGGATACTGATGTAGCTTTTAGTAATGAGACCCGCATGGAGAGACAAAGATCTTATTTCCAGGCGTTTTATGAAAAACTTAAGGTGCTGTTAAACAAGGATTTCAATGGCACGGTCTCAAAAATGTACTCTTTAGTGGAGCACGTAACAACCAATATCTCGTATGATAACATTGTTACCTTTGGAAATATGGTCACTGACTATCAATTCAATGATGACTCGTATTATACGATTCCTGGAAAGTACGTCTCCAGTGATTTATATGATGAATATACCCTGGATAAGTCTGCTTTACATAAGCAGGTCATCACATTATTTTACAAAGCTAAAGAGAATTAA
- a CDS encoding ATP-binding protein, giving the protein MQEQEAVSLIREIQRKKSEWQTIELKSCNLGFPHRIYDTLSSFSNQDDGGTILFGIDENKDYEVVGVYDPADCQKRITEACNQMEPKVCALITVAEIDGKNIVTAEIPGVSFAKRPVFYIGKGRLKGSYVRVGDADEPMSEYEVYSYEAFRNRIRDELRTINEANSDFFKSSQINTYLNRVKNQRKNLAENCSDQEILELMGVTKDGKPTIAGIMTFFIYPQAYFPQYCITAIVVPGYQIGDIGTNEERFLDNERITGTISDMLESAVSFVTRNTRIKTIIDEEGKRFDQREYPLKAVREAILNMLIHRDYSIYTENIPSSIEIYKDRIVFRNCGGLFGAASINLLGRIRPETRNPALAGMLELLGITENRYSGIPTIYNELNKAGLPKPEFNMKHGEFTVTFYNSYPQEEIHINRVDIFQSIIDFCKKPRSRKEITEFVNQTPAYVMRKYINPLLEQGKLKRTLPDKPKSSKQKFYS; this is encoded by the coding sequence ATGCAAGAGCAAGAAGCTGTTTCTTTAATAAGAGAAATTCAAAGGAAAAAATCTGAGTGGCAAACAATTGAATTAAAATCATGTAATTTAGGTTTCCCACACCGCATTTATGATACTTTATCATCATTTTCCAACCAAGATGATGGTGGTACTATACTATTTGGCATTGACGAAAATAAAGATTATGAAGTTGTTGGCGTATATGATCCAGCTGATTGTCAAAAAAGAATTACAGAAGCATGTAATCAGATGGAACCAAAAGTATGTGCTCTTATTACTGTTGCTGAAATAGACGGAAAGAACATAGTAACCGCAGAAATTCCAGGTGTCTCCTTTGCCAAAAGACCTGTATTCTATATTGGCAAAGGACGTTTAAAAGGATCATATGTTCGCGTAGGTGATGCAGACGAACCAATGAGTGAATATGAGGTGTATAGTTATGAAGCATTTAGAAATAGAATCCGAGACGAATTAAGAACAATAAATGAAGCAAATTCTGATTTTTTTAAAAGCAGTCAAATCAATACTTATTTAAATAGAGTTAAAAATCAAAGGAAAAATCTTGCAGAGAATTGTAGTGATCAAGAGATTCTCGAACTTATGGGTGTAACTAAAGATGGTAAACCAACTATTGCTGGTATTATGACATTTTTTATTTATCCGCAAGCATATTTTCCACAATACTGCATAACAGCAATAGTAGTACCTGGATATCAAATTGGTGATATTGGAACTAACGAAGAAAGATTTCTTGACAACGAACGTATAACAGGTACAATTTCAGATATGTTAGAATCTGCCGTTTCTTTTGTAACTCGAAACACTCGTATTAAAACAATTATCGACGAAGAAGGAAAACGTTTTGATCAGAGGGAATATCCTCTAAAAGCAGTTAGGGAAGCAATTTTAAACATGCTCATCCATCGTGATTACAGTATTTATACAGAAAACATTCCCTCAAGCATAGAAATATATAAAGACCGTATCGTCTTCAGAAACTGTGGTGGATTATTCGGTGCTGCATCAATCAATTTATTAGGACGTATTCGGCCTGAAACTCGTAATCCAGCCTTAGCAGGAATGCTTGAATTACTTGGTATAACTGAAAACCGTTATTCTGGCATCCCTACAATTTACAATGAATTAAATAAGGCTGGACTGCCAAAACCTGAATTTAATATGAAACACGGAGAATTTACTGTAACTTTTTATAATTCGTATCCTCAGGAAGAAATTCACATTAATAGAGTAGATATTTTTCAATCAATAATAGATTTTTGTAAAAAGCCTCGGTCACGTAAAGAAATTACTGAATTTGTTAATCAAACCCCAGCTTATGTTATGCGAAAATATATCAATCCTTTACTTGAACAAGGCAAATTAAAAAGAACTCTGCCAGATAAGCCAAAAAGCTCAAAGCAGAAGTTCTATTCTTAG
- a CDS encoding CpsB/CapC family capsule biosynthesis tyrosine phosphatase, whose protein sequence is MSYIDIHGHYAWGIDDGVKDLEMAKKTLSIAALEGIDTIVATPHFTSGKTTKEDQEKMIARINDLKALASTYNIKVLQGCELMLNKDSDEAIEKGIYLPFENTKYMLCEYDVTKPTQSFLNHFDDYLRSVRIKGYKPIIAHVERYFHEGIDLDYVQYLIDLGCVIQINTTSVLGLGLPVHTQNAMKLLDANMVHVIATDTHQCEGRRVPNMQKAYDTLIDKGFSKTYAELLLSGNPNHLILNEEIEYPHYKRSFFARKFKH, encoded by the coding sequence ATGAGTTATATTGATATACATGGACACTATGCCTGGGGAATCGATGATGGTGTCAAAGATCTGGAAATGGCTAAGAAAACATTATCTATTGCCGCTTTAGAAGGTATTGATACGATTGTGGCGACGCCCCATTTTACTAGCGGGAAAACGACAAAAGAAGATCAGGAAAAAATGATTGCACGAATTAATGATTTAAAAGCCTTAGCTTCAACTTATAACATTAAGGTGCTTCAAGGCTGTGAACTTATGCTAAATAAAGACAGTGATGAAGCGATTGAAAAAGGTATTTATTTACCTTTTGAAAATACCAAGTATATGCTTTGTGAATATGATGTCACAAAGCCTACACAGTCCTTTTTAAATCATTTTGATGATTATCTCAGAAGTGTTCGTATTAAAGGTTATAAGCCGATTATTGCCCATGTCGAACGTTATTTTCATGAAGGTATTGATCTGGATTATGTTCAGTATCTGATTGATTTAGGCTGTGTGATCCAGATCAATACAACCAGTGTCCTAGGTTTAGGGTTACCTGTTCATACCCAAAATGCGATGAAGCTTCTTGATGCGAATATGGTCCATGTTATTGCAACTGATACGCATCAGTGTGAAGGCAGACGTGTTCCTAACATGCAGAAAGCTTATGACACATTAATTGATAAAGGTTTTTCAAAAACATACGCAGAATTACTCTTATCAGGTAATCCTAATCATTTGATTTTAAATGAAGAGATTGAGTATCCTCATTATAAACGCAGTTTCTTTGCAAGAAAGTTTAAACACTAA
- a CDS encoding MarR family transcriptional regulator — MYKNVFGFPIQFDEWNHQGSLPIYINSSYEFRTAYIGDKRCVMLTPTEELVTLPALKKQILKIQQIDNVPVVFALTRISNFRRKSFIENNISFMTEHQIFLPFIGTMLTNEKESQRITGKFVFSTQQLFLYYLYNNKKRLYISETKKVLPFSAMTLSRATNQLEATDLFVIAKDGVKKFIESKYTPYDLFQKIRVYLSNPVRKVGYINKKQVTEDMVFAGETALSEKTMLNPSRVTCYAISAKKIDQTLLCQELIDPNEQVRLELWAYDPKQFIDGHSADDISIVLSFNGRNDERIEEAIDELLERRLQK; from the coding sequence ATGTATAAAAATGTTTTTGGTTTTCCTATTCAATTTGATGAATGGAATCATCAAGGTTCCTTACCTATTTATATTAATTCAAGTTATGAATTTAGAACTGCATATATTGGTGATAAACGATGTGTTATGCTGACCCCAACAGAAGAACTTGTAACACTCCCTGCACTCAAGAAACAAATCTTAAAAATACAGCAGATCGACAATGTTCCTGTTGTATTTGCGCTTACAAGAATTTCTAATTTTCGAAGAAAAAGTTTTATAGAAAATAACATTTCCTTTATGACTGAACATCAGATCTTTCTTCCTTTTATTGGAACAATGCTTACAAATGAAAAAGAGTCTCAAAGGATTACAGGCAAATTTGTTTTTTCTACGCAACAACTCTTTTTGTATTACTTGTATAATAACAAAAAGCGACTTTATATTTCAGAAACAAAAAAAGTGCTTCCGTTTAGTGCAATGACATTATCAAGAGCGACAAATCAATTGGAAGCTACTGATCTATTTGTGATTGCTAAAGATGGTGTTAAGAAGTTTATTGAATCAAAATACACTCCATATGATTTATTTCAAAAAATAAGAGTGTATTTGTCTAATCCTGTCCGTAAAGTGGGATATATTAATAAGAAGCAGGTTACAGAGGATATGGTTTTTGCTGGAGAAACAGCGCTTTCTGAAAAAACAATGTTAAATCCTAGTAGAGTGACTTGTTATGCGATTAGTGCAAAAAAAATTGATCAAACTTTGTTGTGCCAAGAATTAATCGATCCAAATGAACAAGTGCGACTTGAACTGTGGGCCTATGATCCCAAGCAATTTATTGATGGGCATAGTGCAGATGATATTTCTATTGTTTTATCTTTTAACGGTAGGAATGATGAAAGAATAGAAGAAGCAATAGATGAACTATTGGAAAGAAGGTTACAAAAATAA
- a CDS encoding MurR/RpiR family transcriptional regulator: protein MILNKIEKTHFSESEANIMRYILRSGEKIADMTTKDIAEATFTSAPLCIRIAKKLGYEGWNDFKKAFLKELEYMYSTRDVDASIPFVVSDDTSTIAGNMFKLHEDTVKDTKALLTHDDLAKAVSLLRKAEVIDIYTKSTYLYLAQGFMQKMRTIGKQVNIANINGDALMLAAMGNPSHVAIVVSYSGETPLVLNAAYMAQSQQTPIIAITSISQSTLSKMADVSLRMSSREMLNTPIGEFATGESVACLYDILYAVIFSFDYDHNLEYKLAIAKVIDDNYSEYEPINNEGE from the coding sequence ATGATATTAAATAAAATAGAGAAAACACATTTTTCTGAATCAGAAGCGAACATTATGCGCTATATCTTACGCAGCGGGGAAAAGATTGCGGATATGACGACGAAGGATATCGCTGAAGCAACGTTTACGAGTGCGCCTTTATGTATTCGTATTGCCAAAAAATTAGGTTATGAAGGCTGGAATGACTTTAAAAAAGCTTTTTTGAAGGAATTAGAATATATGTATTCTACCAGAGATGTGGATGCTTCGATTCCTTTTGTGGTCAGTGATGATACCAGTACAATTGCCGGGAATATGTTTAAATTACATGAAGATACGGTGAAGGATACCAAAGCGTTATTAACCCATGATGATTTAGCGAAGGCTGTCTCATTACTGAGAAAAGCAGAAGTGATTGATATTTATACCAAGAGTACTTATCTTTATTTAGCGCAAGGTTTTATGCAAAAGATGCGCACCATTGGCAAACAGGTGAATATCGCTAATATTAATGGGGATGCTTTGATGTTAGCGGCGATGGGGAATCCATCGCATGTGGCGATTGTGGTTTCTTATTCGGGAGAAACGCCTTTAGTGCTGAATGCGGCCTATATGGCACAAAGCCAGCAGACGCCGATTATTGCGATTACCAGTATCTCGCAGTCCACTTTATCGAAGATGGCGGATGTCAGCTTAAGGATGAGCTCACGGGAAATGTTGAATACACCGATTGGGGAGTTTGCGACGGGAGAATCGGTCGCCTGCCTTTATGATATTCTTTATGCGGTGATTTTCTCTTTTGATTATGATCATAACTTAGAATACAAACTGGCTATTGCGAAAGTCATCGATGATAATTATTCGGAATATGAACCCATTAATAATGAGGGAGAATAG
- a CDS encoding energy-coupling factor transporter ATPase — METMIDIKDLSFEYEEGAKTIDHISFKVPKGSYTTILGHNGSGKSTIAKLIIGLLAAKSGTIKVGDLVLSLDTLDDVRRLVGIVFQNPDNQFIGSTVRDDIAFGLENLCVPHDQMEDMIHEYAKKVNMLDFLDHEPTKLSGGQKQRVAIAGILAMHPSIMILDEATSMLDPRGRLEINELVRELNKEEGMTILSITHDIEEAAKSDNVVLLNDGHIVNQGKPEDVLCDVKQIASLQLDVPFAYKISSVLKKQGFHIDPTINQEKLVKALCQLHSKM, encoded by the coding sequence ATGGAAACGATGATAGACATTAAAGATTTATCTTTTGAATATGAAGAAGGGGCAAAGACCATTGATCATATTTCATTCAAAGTACCAAAGGGATCTTATACCACGATCTTAGGGCATAATGGATCGGGTAAGAGTACAATTGCAAAACTGATTATTGGTTTATTAGCTGCTAAGAGCGGAACGATTAAAGTAGGGGATCTCGTTTTAAGTTTAGATACATTAGATGATGTGCGCAGATTAGTTGGGATTGTATTCCAAAATCCGGATAACCAGTTTATTGGTTCAACGGTTCGTGATGACATTGCTTTTGGCTTAGAGAACTTATGTGTACCCCATGATCAGATGGAAGATATGATCCATGAATATGCCAAGAAAGTTAACATGTTAGACTTCTTAGATCATGAACCAACCAAACTTTCTGGCGGGCAGAAACAGCGTGTAGCGATTGCGGGCATCTTGGCGATGCATCCAAGTATTATGATCTTAGATGAAGCGACCAGTATGTTGGATCCAAGAGGTCGTTTAGAAATCAATGAATTAGTACGTGAACTCAATAAAGAAGAAGGGATGACGATTCTTTCGATCACGCATGATATTGAAGAAGCCGCGAAAAGTGATAATGTCGTTTTATTAAATGATGGTCATATTGTCAATCAGGGAAAACCCGAAGATGTGTTATGCGATGTCAAACAAATCGCATCTTTACAGTTAGATGTACCCTTTGCCTATAAAATCTCAAGTGTCCTTAAAAAACAAGGATTTCATATTGATCCCACAATCAATCAAGAAAAGCTGGTGAAAGCATTATGTCAATTACATTCAAAGATGTAG